Below is a genomic region from Ammonifex degensii KC4.
GGCCACCACCAGAGCCTCCTCGTCTCCTCCTGCTCCGGCGTGTACCGTCCCTCTAAGCGTTCCTATGACGATGACATCCCCGGTAGCAGTGACCTCCGCACCCGGGTTCACGTCCCCCAAAATGACAACGTTGCCGTCGTAAAAGAGAGATTGCCCTGAACGCAAGGTCCGCTCGATCAAAATAGTCTTTCTTTCCGGTCGAACTCCGGGAACCT
It encodes:
- a CDS encoding septum site-determining protein MinC, translating into MGAGQGAMVQVPGVRPERKTILIERTLRSGQSLFYDGNVVILGDVNPGAEVTATGDVIVIGTLRGTVHAGAGGDEEALVVAFRLEPVQLRIANHVSRPPEGMIPSGQPEVARIRDGMVVIEALGFKL